The Sulfurospirillum halorespirans DSM 13726 genome has a window encoding:
- a CDS encoding manganese-dependent inorganic pyrophosphatase — MKTYACGHINPDSDSVVSAIALSYLKTQLGETCIPARQGELSPETEFILKTFNLEKPLLKNDFSGENLYITDYSDLAQAPHNLKETNILGIVDHHKLGDITTTTPLECWIRPVGCTNTIVKEMFDHYKIQIPKEIAGAMMLAILSDTVLFKSPTCTKVDTKAVKELAIIAGVVDFKALGMEMFLAKSAVQGSSPRSLLLRDYKDFEMSGKKIGIGQLEVVDLKVFDGIKEALFAEMKAYKEEGGRHTVMLLLTDIMIEGSQFLVVSDDESVIEKAMNTKLVNHEMWVDGVLSRKKQVIPVMEKQF, encoded by the coding sequence ATGAAAACCTACGCATGTGGACATATTAATCCCGATTCTGATTCTGTCGTATCAGCCATTGCTCTCTCGTATCTCAAAACCCAATTAGGCGAGACGTGTATTCCCGCACGCCAAGGCGAACTTAGTCCTGAGACAGAGTTCATTTTAAAGACATTTAACCTCGAAAAACCGCTGTTAAAAAATGATTTTTCAGGCGAGAATCTTTACATTACTGACTATTCCGACCTTGCCCAAGCGCCACACAATCTTAAAGAGACGAACATCTTAGGGATTGTCGATCACCATAAACTGGGTGACATTACCACCACCACCCCCCTTGAGTGCTGGATTCGTCCTGTTGGGTGTACCAATACGATTGTTAAAGAGATGTTCGACCACTATAAAATTCAAATCCCAAAAGAGATTGCGGGTGCGATGATGCTAGCCATTCTCAGCGATACTGTTTTATTCAAATCTCCAACCTGCACCAAAGTCGATACCAAAGCGGTGAAAGAGTTAGCGATAATTGCAGGTGTGGTTGATTTTAAAGCACTAGGTATGGAGATGTTTTTAGCAAAATCTGCTGTCCAAGGATCAAGCCCACGTTCACTGCTGCTTCGTGATTACAAAGATTTTGAAATGAGTGGCAAGAAAATTGGTATTGGCCAGCTCGAAGTGGTTGATCTCAAAGTGTTTGATGGTATCAAAGAGGCACTTTTTGCTGAGATGAAAGCTTACAAAGAAGAGGGTGGACGTCATACGGTCATGCTTTTATTGACCGACATTATGATCGAAGGGTCTCAATTTTTAGTTGTGAGTGATGATGAAAGTGTGATTGAAAAAGCGATGAATACAAAACTTGTGAATCATGAAATGTGGGTTGATGGCGTATTGAGCCGTAAAAAACAGGTGATTCCTGTTATGGAAAAGCAGTTCTAA
- the traT gene encoding complement resistance protein TraT has product MKKIVHVSLALSAALVFMTGCATSELQTSARMTQSVFINPVAKDKRTIFVSTKNTSGAPINLENRMVQALYAKGYTIVDDPEMATYVLMTNILFCNKKSENNVVAGAVMGGAAGAIANSGSSGRGMAAAGLGGALVGGLIGKATEDTIFQMQVDIVIREKAKGKVMANTGNVGGQAGIRDGQKSGTMNSFGGPIHDADASGKMYSNTYSSASQSYESDYIEHRTMMFAEATKMDLTLSEATPILEDKIAQQVAGLF; this is encoded by the coding sequence ATGAAAAAAATAGTACATGTAAGCCTTGCACTCAGTGCTGCGCTTGTTTTTATGACAGGATGTGCGACGAGTGAACTGCAAACAAGTGCACGTATGACACAGAGCGTTTTTATTAATCCTGTGGCGAAAGATAAACGAACCATTTTTGTTTCAACTAAAAATACCAGTGGCGCACCGATTAACCTTGAAAACCGCATGGTTCAAGCCCTTTATGCCAAAGGCTATACAATTGTGGATGATCCTGAAATGGCAACGTATGTGCTGATGACGAACATTTTATTTTGTAACAAAAAAAGTGAGAACAATGTCGTTGCAGGAGCTGTAATGGGTGGTGCTGCAGGTGCGATCGCCAATTCAGGATCGAGTGGAAGAGGCATGGCAGCAGCAGGACTGGGTGGTGCACTTGTGGGTGGACTCATTGGAAAAGCGACCGAAGATACCATCTTCCAAATGCAAGTGGACATCGTGATTCGTGAAAAAGCCAAAGGTAAAGTGATGGCAAATACGGGTAATGTGGGTGGACAAGCTGGCATTAGAGATGGTCAAAAATCGGGTACCATGAACAGCTTTGGCGGACCAATTCACGATGCGGATGCAAGTGGAAAAATGTACAGCAACACCTACTCATCTGCTTCCCAATCGTATGAGAGTGACTACATCGAACACCGTACGATGATGTTTGCCGAAGCTACGAAAATGGATCTAACACTGTCCGAAGCAACACCGATTTTAGAAGATAAAATCGCACAACAAGTCGCAGGACTGTTTTAA
- the ubiE gene encoding bifunctional demethylmenaquinone methyltransferase/2-methoxy-6-polyprenyl-1,4-benzoquinol methylase UbiE, translated as MFDEIAGTYDTANRVLSMGIDIQWRKTACDETFARYTKPIDLIVDVACGTGDMMGYWAKQAKKAGRQIGKILGVDPSVGMTDVGKQKFPAFEFVISEATQIPLPNESADILSISYGIRNVVRRGEAFSEFARVVKQGGYVVILEFTKDEKKGFFFTIKDFYLNKVLPILGGIISKNRAAYEYLPTSIEGFLTASMLQKELDVAGFETEFVKSFSMDISTLVIAKKR; from the coding sequence ATGTTTGATGAGATCGCAGGTACATACGATACGGCTAACCGCGTTTTAAGCATGGGAATTGACATTCAGTGGCGTAAAACGGCGTGTGATGAGACCTTTGCACGCTACACTAAACCGATCGATCTTATTGTCGATGTCGCATGTGGTACGGGCGATATGATGGGCTATTGGGCAAAGCAAGCGAAAAAAGCAGGACGCCAGATCGGCAAAATTTTAGGTGTTGATCCCTCCGTTGGAATGACCGACGTGGGCAAACAAAAATTTCCCGCGTTTGAATTTGTCATCTCTGAAGCCACACAGATTCCTCTGCCAAACGAAAGTGCCGATATTTTAAGTATCAGCTACGGTATTCGCAATGTTGTCCGTCGAGGGGAAGCATTTAGTGAGTTTGCGCGTGTTGTGAAACAAGGCGGTTATGTCGTCATTTTAGAATTTACCAAAGATGAGAAAAAGGGCTTTTTCTTCACGATCAAAGATTTTTATCTTAACAAGGTGCTTCCAATTTTAGGTGGCATTATCTCTAAAAACAGAGCGGCGTATGAGTACCTGCCAACCTCTATCGAAGGGTTTTTAACCGCTTCGATGCTTCAAAAAGAGTTGGATGTCGCGGGCTTTGAAACGGAATTTGTTAAAAGCTTTTCGATGGATATCTCGACCTTGGTCATTGCTAAAAAACGCTAA
- the xseA gene encoding exodeoxyribonuclease VII large subunit, whose protein sequence is MSQTLSVSSLNNQVKSLLETTFLHVSVEGEVSRPTYHSSGHLYFTLKDADSSISCVMFKGNTKALKFQVEEGMAVVVHGSISVFSPRGTYQINCTMMEPSGSGALAKAYEQLKVKLGAKGYFEAERKKPLPRFINHIALVTSGTGAALQDMLRVATKRWPLVKITLLDTLVQGEGAKFSIATNIARADALGADVIIVGRGGGSVEDLWAFNEEIVADSIFTCKTPIVSAVGHEIDYVISDFVADLRAPTPSAAMEMILPDSVEMLQRIDGLMERYTLVFGRILRSKEESLTHLSRLFAKRSIDEKLSLWKNEIGILQSQYNDKIALLYREKSRQVNLFKEQIGFQTRQNIAKKEQLLSSYTIALHSKEPTREQKECYAQIVQSGKKIALEKIIEGDIFELQTPHTIVKAKALEKKVL, encoded by the coding sequence ATGAGCCAAACGCTTAGTGTTTCAAGTTTAAACAATCAAGTCAAGTCTCTGCTTGAGACCACCTTTTTACATGTAAGCGTGGAAGGTGAGGTCTCAAGACCCACCTATCACAGCTCAGGACATCTCTACTTTACCCTCAAAGATGCTGACTCTTCCATCTCGTGCGTGATGTTTAAAGGCAATACCAAAGCGTTAAAATTTCAAGTCGAAGAGGGCATGGCGGTGGTTGTTCATGGCTCGATTTCTGTTTTTTCACCGCGCGGAACCTATCAAATCAACTGTACGATGATGGAACCTTCTGGCAGTGGTGCTTTGGCAAAAGCGTATGAACAGCTTAAAGTCAAACTCGGAGCCAAGGGCTATTTTGAAGCGGAGCGTAAAAAGCCACTGCCTCGTTTTATCAATCACATTGCGTTAGTCACTTCGGGTACGGGTGCGGCGCTGCAAGATATGCTGCGTGTTGCGACAAAACGTTGGCCATTGGTGAAGATCACACTGCTTGACACACTCGTTCAAGGTGAGGGCGCAAAGTTTTCCATTGCGACGAACATTGCACGTGCTGACGCTCTTGGGGCGGATGTCATTATCGTTGGGCGTGGTGGCGGAAGTGTGGAGGATTTGTGGGCGTTTAACGAAGAGATCGTCGCCGATTCGATCTTTACATGTAAGACTCCTATCGTCTCAGCCGTAGGGCATGAGATAGACTATGTCATCAGTGATTTTGTAGCCGATTTGAGAGCTCCAACGCCCTCCGCTGCGATGGAGATGATACTACCTGATAGCGTGGAGATGTTGCAACGCATCGATGGTTTGATGGAGCGCTACACGCTTGTCTTTGGACGAATCTTACGCTCCAAAGAGGAGAGTTTAACACATCTTTCACGCCTTTTTGCCAAACGCTCCATCGATGAGAAACTCTCGTTATGGAAAAATGAAATCGGCATTTTACAGAGTCAATACAACGATAAAATAGCACTTCTCTACCGTGAAAAATCGCGCCAAGTAAATCTTTTCAAAGAGCAAATTGGCTTTCAAACCAGACAAAATATCGCCAAAAAAGAGCAACTGCTCTCCTCTTACACGATAGCCCTTCATTCCAAAGAGCCTACACGTGAACAAAAAGAGTGTTATGCACAAATTGTTCAATCAGGTAAAAAAATTGCTCTTGAAAAAATCATAGAGGGTGATATTTTTGAACTGCAAACACCCCATACCATTGTAAAAGCAAAGGCATTAGAAAAAAAAGTGCTTTAG
- a CDS encoding CCE_0567 family metalloprotein, whose product MDEKELKKELARLKRLAVEIAGEIHDIVEDTLWVKYNDLPILSAKIVEAIHEAEAFKAQHNL is encoded by the coding sequence ATGGATGAAAAAGAGCTCAAAAAAGAGTTAGCAAGACTTAAACGTTTAGCCGTTGAGATCGCAGGCGAAATTCACGATATTGTCGAAGATACTTTGTGGGTTAAATACAACGACTTACCCATACTCTCCGCCAAAATCGTTGAAGCGATTCACGAGGCAGAAGCGTTTAAAGCGCAACACAATCTCTAA
- a CDS encoding GGDEF domain-containing protein, translating into MLNFFYHFFISNRMPLSSYASRQYSLVMIFATLGAATFGFFFFYNLLVLHYYTIALIDTICFATSVGSIFFLKKTHNIELSRVFVTAYFFVFFVAFTYINKNESFGLIWNIFFCMIAINLNGHKKGLFYTFVLYGYIFLMAHEGIGVWQNGLWDKVAFFRYAFSMVLLTFVVYVMELALYRSYTKLQKLAEEDELTQTYNRHKLREILQAEIERAGRHDTPLCVVLFDVDNFKSINDTHGHNTGDAMLQLLAKIVKNSIRVNDTFGRWGGEEFLLVLPHMSIEQAQKACEKVRLLIAQSVFENVSALTCSFGLCAYEKGMSLDALVNRCDKAMYQAKLLGKNCVNVFAQS; encoded by the coding sequence ATGCTAAACTTTTTTTACCACTTTTTTATCTCTAACCGCATGCCACTGAGTTCGTATGCAAGCAGGCAATATTCATTGGTGATGATATTTGCCACATTGGGTGCCGCCACATTTGGCTTTTTCTTTTTTTACAACCTTTTGGTTCTGCACTATTACACAATCGCTCTAATCGATACGATCTGCTTTGCAACGTCGGTTGGTTCCATATTTTTTTTAAAGAAAACGCACAACATCGAGCTGAGTAGAGTTTTTGTAACTGCCTACTTTTTTGTTTTCTTTGTTGCGTTTACCTACATTAACAAAAATGAGAGCTTTGGGCTCATTTGGAATATCTTTTTTTGTATGATTGCCATCAATCTCAATGGGCATAAAAAAGGGCTTTTCTATACGTTTGTACTTTATGGCTATATCTTTTTGATGGCACATGAGGGCATTGGTGTGTGGCAAAATGGTCTTTGGGATAAGGTCGCTTTTTTTCGCTATGCTTTTTCAATGGTTTTACTCACCTTCGTGGTGTATGTGATGGAATTAGCCCTCTATCGCTCCTACACAAAGCTTCAAAAATTGGCCGAAGAGGATGAGTTGACCCAGACATATAATCGTCATAAATTACGCGAAATCTTACAAGCGGAGATCGAGCGTGCAGGGCGCCATGATACGCCTTTATGCGTTGTCTTGTTTGATGTGGATAATTTTAAAAGCATCAATGATACGCATGGGCATAATACAGGCGATGCGATGCTTCAACTCCTTGCGAAAATTGTTAAAAACTCCATACGGGTGAATGACACCTTTGGGCGTTGGGGTGGAGAGGAGTTTTTGTTGGTACTGCCTCATATGAGCATAGAACAGGCGCAAAAGGCGTGTGAAAAGGTACGTCTTTTAATCGCGCAAAGTGTGTTTGAAAACGTGAGTGCGCTGACCTGCAGTTTTGGGTTGTGTGCGTATGAAAAGGGTATGAGTTTGGATGCGTTGGTTAACCGTTGCGATAAGGCAATGTACCAAGCGAAGTTGTTAGGCAAAAATTGTGTTAACGTTTTTGCTCAGTCGTAA
- a CDS encoding diguanylate cyclase domain-containing protein, producing the protein MIKVLLSSILLFLMASVPLFALSDLTSQPNIVALSETEKAWLREHPTIKVGMDSTYAPYEWMNQNGTYVGMAVDYLHLLERKLGVHFEIIKGKSWSQIIEMGKKGEIDMITSIVQTPERLKYFTFSDPYRETQTMIVDKGEGAFIGSLEHLTHKRVAVEKGYFTQEALAKKYSTIQLVLANNILEALTFVMEGKADAYVGDLSAINYAIKNNGLETLRFSGHTEFSSQHRFAFPKSHTEFASIITKAMASISKEESDAIFNRWLGMRIERGIRAETLIKYSAGVVCLFLLFGYWYYRLHCEIKYRKAVELRECRRNSVLEMIAKMLPLPVILESIVKEVEEQNPHMICSILLLDEEKKYFCDIIGPSLPDFYNEAIKGVLIGESVGSCGTAAYRKERVIVENIATHPYWEAYKEIALRAGVQSCWSEPIFASDETVLGTFAIYHAKPQTPSLADNMLIEQSANLARIAIEKSRVATQLKASEELYRHLTEEVSDVIWKTNRDLIITYISPSDEHLRGYEASEVIGHHVFEMFTQEGISIILDNMKRRAEAEKNGIRTNFATYEVQHRCKDGKLIWGEIISKPERNEKGEITGYHGITREVSERKAMQDRVQQLAFYDPLTKLPNRLLLKERLNHVMYEMKRTKKYSALFFIDLDNFKSLNDTQGHSVGDILLCQVADRLMRCVREVDTVARFGGDEFVVILDALHEDKESSTKQAQTIAEKMRLSVSALYLLSIPGEENEHVVEHRCTASIGVLVFNSEEGSQDDLLKRADTAMYNAKEAGRDQICFYDREA; encoded by the coding sequence ATGATAAAGGTTCTCCTGAGCTCCATACTTCTTTTTTTAATGGCATCCGTACCTCTTTTTGCGCTTTCTGATCTTACCTCACAACCAAATATTGTAGCACTCAGTGAAACAGAAAAAGCATGGCTACGCGAACATCCAACGATCAAAGTGGGGATGGATTCCACGTATGCGCCCTATGAGTGGATGAACCAAAACGGAACGTATGTAGGTATGGCGGTGGATTATCTGCATCTTTTGGAGAGAAAATTGGGTGTTCACTTTGAAATTATCAAAGGAAAATCGTGGAGTCAAATCATCGAAATGGGCAAAAAAGGTGAAATTGACATGATTACAAGCATTGTTCAAACACCTGAGCGTTTAAAATATTTTACATTTTCTGACCCTTATCGAGAGACACAAACGATGATTGTTGACAAGGGAGAGGGAGCGTTTATCGGTAGTTTAGAGCATCTAACCCACAAACGTGTTGCCGTTGAAAAAGGGTACTTTACCCAAGAAGCGCTTGCAAAAAAATACTCCACAATCCAGCTGGTATTAGCCAATAACATTCTAGAAGCATTGACATTTGTGATGGAAGGAAAAGCCGATGCCTACGTTGGTGATCTAAGCGCCATTAATTATGCCATTAAAAATAACGGCTTAGAAACACTTCGTTTTTCAGGGCATACTGAATTCTCAAGCCAACATCGCTTCGCCTTTCCTAAAAGCCATACTGAATTTGCTTCAATCATAACAAAAGCAATGGCTTCCATCTCGAAGGAGGAGTCCGACGCGATTTTTAACCGTTGGCTGGGTATGCGAATCGAGCGAGGCATTCGTGCCGAAACATTGATAAAATACAGTGCTGGTGTTGTCTGTTTGTTCCTGCTTTTTGGGTATTGGTATTATCGATTGCACTGCGAAATCAAGTACCGTAAAGCCGTTGAATTGCGTGAATGTCGCAGGAACAGTGTTTTAGAGATGATAGCAAAAATGCTCCCTTTACCGGTCATTCTTGAATCCATCGTCAAAGAAGTGGAAGAACAAAATCCACATATGATCTGCAGTATTTTGCTGTTGGATGAAGAGAAAAAATACTTTTGCGATATTATTGGCCCCAGTCTGCCTGATTTTTACAATGAAGCTATCAAAGGAGTTTTGATAGGGGAAAGTGTTGGCTCTTGCGGAACGGCGGCGTACCGTAAAGAGCGAGTGATTGTCGAAAATATTGCAACTCATCCTTATTGGGAAGCGTACAAAGAGATAGCCCTTCGTGCAGGGGTGCAGTCGTGCTGGTCCGAGCCCATTTTTGCATCGGACGAGACCGTTTTAGGCACGTTTGCGATCTACCATGCGAAACCTCAAACGCCAAGCTTAGCCGATAATATGCTTATAGAGCAGTCTGCCAATCTTGCAAGGATCGCGATTGAAAAAAGCAGAGTGGCGACACAACTCAAAGCGAGTGAAGAGCTGTATCGGCATTTGACTGAGGAGGTAAGCGATGTGATTTGGAAGACGAATCGTGATCTGATCATTACCTACATCAGCCCCTCGGATGAGCATTTAAGAGGGTATGAAGCTTCTGAAGTGATAGGACATCATGTTTTTGAGATGTTTACACAAGAGGGTATTTCGATCATTTTAGACAATATGAAACGAAGAGCAGAAGCGGAAAAAAACGGCATTCGTACCAATTTTGCGACGTATGAGGTGCAACATCGATGCAAGGATGGCAAGTTGATTTGGGGTGAGATTATCTCAAAACCTGAGCGCAATGAAAAGGGTGAAATCACCGGCTATCATGGCATTACCAGAGAGGTCAGTGAGCGCAAAGCGATGCAAGATCGTGTGCAACAGTTGGCATTTTACGATCCACTGACAAAATTGCCCAATCGCCTACTGCTCAAAGAGCGTCTTAACCATGTGATGTACGAAATGAAACGTACGAAAAAATACAGCGCACTCTTTTTCATTGATCTGGACAATTTCAAATCGCTCAACGATACCCAAGGACACAGTGTTGGCGATATATTGCTCTGTCAGGTTGCAGATAGGCTTATGCGTTGCGTTCGCGAAGTCGATACGGTGGCTCGTTTTGGTGGCGATGAATTTGTGGTGATTCTCGACGCGCTTCATGAAGATAAAGAGAGCTCAACGAAGCAA